In the genome of Apodemus sylvaticus chromosome 2, mApoSyl1.1, whole genome shotgun sequence, one region contains:
- the LOC127677413 gene encoding olfactory receptor-like protein OLF3: protein MGTDNQTWMHEFILLGLSSDWNTQVSLFILFLLMYLVTVLGNFLIVVLIRLDSRLHTPMYFFLTNLSLVDVSYATSIVPQLLVHFLAIHKTIPFLSCAAQLFFSLGLGGIEFVLLAMMAYDRYVAVCNPLRYSAIMHTGLCSRMAIVSWVSGSINSVMQTAITFQLPMCTNMYIDHISCELLAVVRLACVDTSANEVAIMASSIILLMTPLFLVLLSYIQIISTILKIQSKEGRKKAFHTCASHLTVVALCYGMAIFTYIQPHSSPSVLQEKLISLFYAILTPMLNPMIYSLRNKEVKGAWQKLLGQVSEFTSKLKT, encoded by the coding sequence ATGGGAACAGACAACCAGACATGGATGCATGAATTCATCCTTCTTGGCCTTTCCAGTGACTGGAACACTCAAGTCTCTCTCTTCATCCTGTTCTTGCTGATGTACCTGGTGACAGTATTGGGGAACTTCCTCATCGTTGTTCTGATCAGACTGGACAGCAGACTGCACACTCCCATGTATTTCTTTCTCACTAACTTGTCCTTGGTGGATGTGTCTTATGCCACAAGCATAGTCCCCCAGCTGCTGGTTCATTTTCTTGCTATACATAAAACAATTCCATTTCTGAGCTGTGCAGCCCAGTTATTTTTCTCTCTGGGTTTAGGAGGGATTGAGTTTGTCTTATTAGCAATGATGGCCTATGACCGTTATGTGGCAGTGTGCAATCCCCTGAGATACTCCGCCATAATGCATACAGGACTATGCAGTAGGATGGCTATTGTATCTTGGGTCAGTGGTTCCATCAACTCAGTCATGCAGACTGCTATCACCTTCCAACTCCCCATGTGCACGAACATGTACATAGATCATATATCTTGTGAGCTTCTTGCTGTGGTGAGGCTGGCCTGTGTAGATACCTCTGCCAATGAAGTTGCTATTATGGCATCAAGCATCATTCTCCTGATGACCCCACTCTTCCTGGTTCTCTTATCCTACATCCAGATCATCTCCACCATCCTAAAAATCCAGTccaaagagggaagaaagaaagccttcCACACCTGTGCTTCCCACCTCACTGTGGTTGCCCTGTGCTACGGCATGGCCATTTTCACTTATATACAGCCTCACTCCAGCCCCTCTGTCTTACAGGAAAAGTTGATTTCTCTATTCTATGCAATTTTGACACCCATGTTAAACCCCATGATTTACAGTCTAAGAAATAAGGAAGTGAAGGGGGCTTGGCAGAAACTACTTGGACAAGTCTCTGAGTTCACATCAAAACTGAAAACCTGA